In Methanolobus chelungpuianus, a genomic segment contains:
- a CDS encoding methyl-accepting chemotaxis protein: protein MKLTNITISKKIIAVSLLLTILPVAIVGFYAYEQTASAIRIQLNERLDDQAFLEEQYIEAIFTGAQESLDIGIKIAHSQLQDRGNPTITDGKMMLGEEYIVNNDYTIVDKIKGETGADITIFQVKDGSAVRISTTLTNEKGNRIIGTSLPNEIYNAVVNRGQTFRGRADVLGEWYLTVYEPIKDNSGKTIGVLFIGLPEEHYRQLIKEQMSDITIGETGYMYVMDSKGKLIIHPELEGDSIYSNYFAKEIIARKEGNIVYEWNGRDKMMSYTYYEPNDWYIVTGTYIDEFEAPVAAIRNSIIAAVLAFVVIGGGVAFLVSRSISGGIQKIVSDFKKISDDAMKGKINTRAETDVDIDFTAIPKGLNEILDSMTQVINLVSKSANTVASTAEEMSASIEEMTSASTQISTTVGEIAKGAQEQSGRADQVAHTMNDMTIGVQDIASNAQQAAEAAMAASEFIRNVGKQSQDMLIQMSEIQTATNDSASVIKDLEGKSRKIGEIAELITTIADQTNLLALNAAIEAARAGEHGRGFAVVADEVRKLAEDSRKAAAQISGLLIGIRDGTHAAVSSMETGTQTVSSGVQALNHTVEAVQKIVEESNKVALMAQNIAAAAEEQSASIQEITATVDEVASISQEAAAGTEETSAAMEQQNASMLELAKSSQELSQMAVEMQQMVAKYLSE from the coding sequence ATGAAACTTACAAACATCACTATCAGTAAGAAGATAATTGCAGTATCACTACTGCTGACAATTCTACCTGTTGCAATAGTAGGGTTCTATGCATACGAACAAACAGCCTCTGCCATAAGGATTCAACTGAATGAGAGGCTTGATGACCAGGCATTCCTTGAAGAACAGTATATTGAAGCCATATTCACTGGCGCCCAGGAAAGCCTTGATATCGGCATAAAAATTGCGCACAGCCAGTTACAGGACCGTGGAAACCCTACGATCACCGATGGGAAAATGATGCTTGGAGAGGAGTACATAGTCAATAACGACTACACGATCGTTGATAAGATCAAAGGCGAAACGGGAGCGGATATAACCATATTCCAGGTCAAAGACGGTTCAGCGGTCAGAATATCCACGACCCTTACCAACGAGAAAGGGAACCGCATAATAGGCACGAGCCTGCCAAACGAGATATACAACGCTGTTGTGAACAGGGGGCAGACCTTCAGGGGAAGGGCTGATGTACTGGGCGAATGGTACCTGACCGTTTACGAGCCGATAAAAGACAACTCCGGCAAGACCATTGGTGTCCTTTTCATCGGCCTCCCGGAAGAACATTACAGACAGCTCATTAAAGAGCAGATGTCGGACATTACGATCGGCGAAACCGGGTACATGTACGTCATGGACTCAAAAGGCAAGCTGATAATCCACCCTGAGCTCGAAGGAGATAGCATTTACTCCAACTACTTTGCTAAAGAGATCATCGCCAGGAAAGAGGGGAACATAGTCTACGAATGGAATGGCCGCGACAAGATGATGAGCTATACCTACTACGAGCCAAATGACTGGTATATAGTGACAGGTACTTACATTGACGAATTCGAGGCTCCTGTGGCAGCCATCAGGAACAGTATAATAGCAGCGGTCCTGGCCTTTGTTGTCATAGGAGGCGGAGTTGCGTTCCTGGTCAGCAGGTCCATTTCCGGAGGCATTCAGAAGATCGTCTCAGACTTCAAGAAGATATCAGATGACGCGATGAAAGGTAAGATCAATACCAGGGCAGAAACTGACGTGGACATTGATTTCACTGCAATCCCCAAAGGACTGAACGAAATACTGGACTCGATGACGCAGGTCATCAACCTGGTGAGCAAAAGCGCAAACACCGTGGCCTCAACAGCAGAAGAGATGTCTGCATCCATTGAGGAAATGACCTCTGCATCAACACAGATATCCACAACCGTAGGAGAGATCGCAAAGGGAGCGCAGGAACAGTCCGGCAGGGCTGACCAGGTTGCACATACAATGAACGACATGACCATAGGCGTCCAGGATATTGCCAGCAATGCCCAGCAGGCTGCAGAAGCTGCAATGGCTGCAAGCGAGTTTATCCGCAATGTCGGAAAACAGTCACAGGACATGCTCATCCAGATGTCAGAGATACAGACTGCAACCAACGATTCTGCCAGCGTTATAAAAGACCTTGAAGGCAAGTCCAGGAAGATCGGAGAAATCGCAGAACTTATTACTACCATTGCGGACCAGACCAACCTGCTTGCCCTCAATGCTGCCATCGAGGCTGCAAGGGCTGGCGAGCACGGGCGCGGTTTTGCCGTGGTTGCCGATGAGGTTCGTAAGCTTGCTGAAGACTCAAGAAAGGCTGCAGCACAGATATCCGGCCTGCTCATCGGGATCAGGGATGGAACCCATGCAGCAGTCTCCTCAATGGAAACAGGCACGCAGACAGTATCTTCCGGGGTCCAGGCCCTGAATCACACTGTTGAAGCAGTGCAGAAGATAGTCGAGGAAAGCAATAAGGTAGCCCTCATGGCACAGAACATTGCAGCCGCTGCAGAAGAGCAGTCCGCCTCCATACAGGAGATCACTGCAACAGTGGACGAGGTCGCATCCATATCCCAGGAAGCTGCAGCAGGAACCGAGGAGACTTCGGCCGCCATGGAACAGCAGAACGCATCCATGCTTGAGCTGGCAAAGAGTTCACAGGAACTCTCACAGATGGCCGTCGAAATGCAGCAGATGGTGGCCAAGTATCTCTCGGAGTGA
- a CDS encoding ATP-binding cassette domain-containing protein, whose product MLEVSDIVKEYDSDSGKKRVLDSIGFSVADGEILGITGKSGSGKTTLLKILRGIETFEQGSITLDGNRVTSDSGEEGMRCLQSLSAIHLQRNFGLWNGPAFENIVRRLNALETGNEGLPEPDSPNYDELREEAMEYMRLVGLGHKALHSANLLSGGEKQRLILARQLAAKPRLLLLDEPVTMTGPGTKQEMLDVIKDLKAKLNIPIIVVSHLPEVHLYLCDRIAYLEEGKLLETGEPEKVLRHFLKDISEQEELADLEIKEPVIKVRNLSHRFALIRVGEVLKFTDLSMDINAGEITALIGQSGAGKTTLLKMIEGLRVPKEGDICYLHDGQWLNILEFTRQRLDLRKRISIMHQEFTLSPHSSIREQLAFRLRLKGKRSLEYAREKAAELGISDKVLDTLYSLPDMTEDEKEALMRQMKITADIYARLFPLITKQDVDDYAKDIFEALDLPLEILDKTPCRISGGEHVRAYIALALITYPEILILDEPFGDLDPVTLRDVTNSLKRINKRMGTTIVLVSHHMDFVREVAHRAILVDNAEIIMDGKPEEVCNRLAGMSHARYLEHDLKELAE is encoded by the coding sequence ATGCTTGAGGTATCTGACATCGTAAAAGAATATGACTCCGACAGCGGAAAAAAGCGTGTTCTGGACAGCATCGGTTTCTCTGTTGCAGATGGGGAGATACTTGGGATAACTGGAAAGAGCGGAAGCGGGAAGACCACCCTATTGAAGATCCTCAGGGGAATAGAGACTTTTGAACAGGGATCTATCACACTCGATGGAAACAGGGTCACTTCTGATTCAGGGGAGGAGGGGATGAGATGCCTGCAGTCCCTCAGTGCCATCCACCTGCAGCGCAATTTCGGCCTGTGGAACGGGCCGGCCTTTGAGAACATAGTCCGCAGGCTCAACGCCCTGGAAACCGGAAATGAGGGACTTCCGGAGCCCGACTCCCCCAATTATGACGAGCTCAGGGAAGAAGCAATGGAGTATATGAGACTTGTAGGCCTCGGACACAAAGCCCTGCACTCTGCCAATCTGCTCAGCGGGGGAGAGAAGCAGAGACTTATACTTGCCCGCCAGCTTGCGGCGAAGCCCCGGCTTCTGCTTCTGGACGAACCCGTCACCATGACAGGGCCGGGCACTAAGCAGGAGATGCTTGATGTCATAAAGGACCTCAAGGCAAAGCTCAACATACCTATCATTGTGGTATCACACCTTCCTGAAGTCCACCTCTACCTCTGCGACAGGATCGCATACCTTGAGGAAGGAAAGCTCCTGGAAACCGGAGAGCCTGAAAAGGTGCTCAGGCATTTCCTTAAGGACATCAGCGAACAGGAAGAGCTCGCGGACCTAGAAATAAAAGAGCCTGTCATCAAGGTAAGGAACCTGTCACACCGCTTTGCCCTCATAAGGGTAGGCGAAGTCCTCAAATTCACGGACCTCTCCATGGACATCAATGCAGGAGAGATAACTGCACTCATAGGCCAGTCGGGAGCAGGCAAGACGACCCTGCTCAAGATGATAGAGGGATTGAGGGTGCCAAAGGAAGGGGATATATGCTACCTGCATGATGGCCAGTGGCTCAATATCCTGGAATTCACACGGCAGCGCCTTGACCTTCGTAAGAGGATCAGCATCATGCATCAGGAGTTCACCCTCTCTCCGCATTCGAGCATACGGGAGCAGCTGGCATTCAGGCTCCGCCTCAAAGGCAAGAGGTCGCTGGAGTATGCCAGGGAGAAGGCTGCTGAGCTCGGCATATCCGACAAGGTGCTGGACACACTGTACAGCCTTCCCGACATGACAGAGGACGAGAAAGAAGCGCTCATGCGGCAGATGAAAATCACGGCGGACATCTATGCAAGGCTTTTTCCCCTCATCACAAAGCAGGATGTGGACGATTACGCAAAGGACATATTCGAGGCCCTTGACCTGCCCCTTGAGATACTGGATAAGACACCCTGCCGGATAAGCGGCGGGGAACATGTGCGCGCGTACATAGCCCTTGCACTTATCACATATCCTGAGATACTCATTCTGGACGAGCCCTTCGGGGACCTTGATCCTGTCACGCTCAGGGATGTGACCAATTCCCTCAAGAGGATAAACAAAAGAATGGGCACCACCATTGTGCTGGTGAGCCATCACATGGACTTTGTCAGGGAAGTGGCACACAGGGCCATACTTGTAGACAATGCAGAGATAATAATGGACGGGAAACCTGAAGAGGTCTGCAATCGCCTTGCTGGGATGAGCCATGCCAGGTATCTAGAGCATGACCTTAAAGAGCTTGCAGAGTAA
- a CDS encoding 50S ribosomal protein L40e produces MARFPEAENRILNKKICMKCNARNASRATRCRKCNSESLRPKSKEAKGG; encoded by the coding sequence ATGGCAAGATTCCCAGAAGCTGAAAACAGGATCCTCAATAAGAAGATCTGTATGAAATGTAACGCACGCAACGCGTCCCGTGCAACCAGATGCAGAAAATGCAACAGTGAAAGCCTGCGCCCGAAATCCAAGGAAGCCAAGGGTGGCTGA
- a CDS encoding ABC1 kinase family protein has translation MLNRKLNRYSMIRRYGKIIDTLIKYEFGYLVDRLKIGEFRPLRSRLRKREHTPAGTMSRPGRVRMVLEELGPTYIKLGQILSMRQDLIPMEYTEEFSRLQDDVQAFGFEDVRKVIREELGSEIKDVFEYFEETPIAAASLGQVHYARLKNGEEVAVKVQRPGIRKIIDADLDIMYSLAEFAEEHIPEARLYRPRETIEEFESTIINEMDYTQEARNAQRFANNLVDDPLTYIPKVYWDYTSSKVLTLEYIDGVKSSLFVGSEELGIDRKSIARAVVESFMKQVYEDGFFHADLHSGNVFIMKDGRIALLDFGMAGFLSPDMRNLLIDELIAITKSDTKLYIEILRDLGSIGEEVDIHSLKIDIDHLLYRYYGRPVKQLDTAAILQEMVGLLRKHQVRVPSNVALLSKGAMTVEGFGALMDPEMNIAEIAEPYARKAMKKRFQLSSIAGGAYSDLYNWSRVMRRAPMKISHILDVAEKGYLKLRFDPHGFDRIVAELDAASNRLAFSLIISAIIVGSSLIIQTGLEPYIWGMPMLGVIGFVMAGLLGMWLVVYILRTGRI, from the coding sequence ATGCTAAACCGCAAGCTGAACAGGTACTCGATGATCAGGAGATATGGAAAGATCATTGACACACTGATAAAGTATGAGTTCGGGTATCTTGTGGACCGACTGAAGATAGGCGAATTCAGGCCTCTGCGCTCAAGGCTCCGGAAAAGGGAACATACTCCTGCAGGCACCATGTCGCGCCCAGGGAGGGTAAGGATGGTGCTGGAAGAACTTGGACCCACATATATCAAGCTGGGCCAGATCCTTAGCATGAGACAGGACCTTATCCCAATGGAATATACCGAGGAGTTCTCCAGGCTGCAGGACGATGTGCAGGCCTTCGGGTTCGAGGACGTGAGGAAGGTCATAAGGGAAGAGCTGGGCTCTGAGATAAAAGACGTTTTCGAGTACTTTGAAGAAACGCCGATCGCAGCAGCATCCCTGGGACAGGTCCATTATGCAAGACTTAAGAACGGCGAAGAGGTAGCTGTCAAGGTCCAGCGCCCAGGCATAAGGAAGATCATTGATGCTGACCTCGATATTATGTACAGCCTTGCAGAGTTTGCGGAAGAGCACATTCCGGAGGCGCGCCTGTACCGCCCGAGGGAGACCATCGAGGAGTTCGAGAGCACCATCATCAACGAGATGGACTATACACAGGAGGCCAGGAACGCTCAGCGCTTTGCGAACAACCTCGTGGACGACCCACTTACCTATATCCCGAAGGTTTACTGGGATTACACCAGTTCCAAGGTCCTGACCCTTGAATACATAGACGGGGTGAAGAGCAGCCTGTTCGTGGGATCGGAAGAACTCGGTATTGACAGGAAGAGCATAGCCAGGGCCGTTGTTGAGTCTTTCATGAAACAGGTCTATGAGGATGGGTTCTTCCATGCGGACCTGCACTCAGGCAATGTATTCATTATGAAGGACGGCCGGATAGCCCTGCTGGATTTCGGGATGGCGGGCTTCCTTTCACCCGACATGAGGAACCTGCTTATCGATGAATTGATAGCCATCACAAAAAGCGACACTAAACTCTACATAGAAATCCTGCGGGACCTGGGCTCCATAGGGGAGGAGGTGGACATCCACTCACTGAAGATCGATATTGACCACCTGCTCTACAGGTATTACGGAAGGCCTGTCAAGCAGCTGGACACCGCCGCCATACTTCAGGAAATGGTGGGGCTGCTCAGGAAGCATCAGGTACGTGTACCATCCAATGTCGCCCTGCTGTCAAAGGGTGCCATGACCGTGGAAGGCTTCGGAGCCCTCATGGACCCTGAGATGAACATTGCCGAGATCGCGGAACCCTACGCCAGAAAAGCCATGAAGAAGCGCTTCCAGCTGAGCAGTATTGCAGGCGGGGCATACAGTGATCTTTACAACTGGTCGAGGGTGATGCGCCGGGCGCCCATGAAGATATCCCATATACTGGACGTGGCAGAAAAGGGATACCTGAAGCTCAGGTTCGATCCCCACGGATTTGACAGGATAGTGGCGGAGCTTGATGCGGCAAGCAATCGCCTTGCATTCAGCCTTATCATATCTGCCATCATAGTTGGCTCGTCCCTCATAATCCAGACCGGACTGGAACCATATATATGGGGTATGCCCATGCTGGGCGTCATCGGGTTTGTAATGGCGGGCCTTCTGGGGATGTGGCTTGTGGTGTATATACTTCGCACAGGGCGCATCTGA
- a CDS encoding P-II family nitrogen regulator, protein MMKIEAIIRPTKIHEVKDALDEAGFESVTVTDVKGRGKQKGVMQQWRGRKYCVDLLPKIKMEMVVNDHDVDKVVDIITGTAATGSIGDGKIFIYPIAKIVRIRTGETDGDAL, encoded by the coding sequence ATGATGAAGATAGAAGCGATCATAAGGCCGACAAAGATCCACGAGGTCAAGGACGCACTGGATGAAGCCGGATTTGAGAGCGTGACCGTGACCGATGTAAAAGGCCGCGGCAAGCAGAAGGGAGTAATGCAGCAGTGGAGAGGGCGCAAGTACTGTGTCGATCTGCTGCCAAAGATCAAGATGGAAATGGTTGTCAATGATCATGATGTGGACAAGGTCGTCGACATCATTACAGGGACAGCAGCTACCGGGTCCATCGGCGACGGTAAGATCTTCATATACCCAATCGCAAAGATCGTGAGGATACGCACCGGTGAAACAGACGGAGATGCGCTCTAA
- a CDS encoding DNA-methyltransferase has product MKDTYYNMDCIAGAKAHIPDGVVDLVITDPPFAIEGDQLHRLYNRKEEHVVEGYVEVSRENYRDFSFRWMEQAKRVLKDTGCMYIVSGWTNLLDILLAIEHNGLEVINHIIWKYSFGVSTKNKFVTSHYHILYCKKSGCDVKFNPYCRFGAAEKDQEGSSMLYCDLEDVWVIGREYKKGRIRNKNELPVELLKKMILYSSEEGDLVCDFFLGSFSSAKVARSLGRYSTGFEINESAYLQQVGHISNIERGWMLAGLRSNEGNPHFNQRKRWTKEEMGSVVERYHNIKRTGVTDRQAYAILSQEFGRGYFSMMNIIKKSKSARSPY; this is encoded by the coding sequence ATGAAAGATACTTACTACAACATGGATTGTATTGCAGGTGCCAAGGCACACATTCCTGACGGGGTGGTTGACCTTGTGATCACAGACCCGCCTTTTGCCATAGAAGGTGACCAGTTGCATAGGCTCTATAACAGGAAGGAGGAGCATGTTGTGGAAGGTTATGTAGAGGTTTCCCGGGAGAATTACAGGGATTTCTCCTTCAGGTGGATGGAACAGGCAAAAAGGGTCCTGAAAGATACAGGCTGCATGTACATCGTTTCCGGCTGGACCAACCTGCTGGATATCCTGCTTGCCATTGAACATAATGGCCTTGAGGTCATCAACCATATAATCTGGAAGTACAGTTTCGGTGTAAGCACGAAGAATAAGTTCGTAACCTCACATTATCATATCCTTTACTGTAAAAAGAGCGGCTGTGATGTCAAGTTCAATCCATATTGCCGCTTCGGTGCCGCTGAAAAGGACCAGGAAGGATCTTCAATGCTTTACTGTGACCTGGAAGACGTCTGGGTCATCGGCAGGGAGTATAAGAAAGGAAGGATAAGGAACAAGAATGAGCTTCCGGTGGAGCTGCTCAAGAAGATGATACTCTATTCCTCGGAGGAGGGCGACCTTGTGTGCGATTTCTTCCTTGGCAGCTTCTCAAGCGCAAAGGTTGCCCGCTCGCTGGGCAGGTACTCCACGGGCTTCGAGATAAACGAGTCGGCATACCTGCAGCAGGTAGGGCATATATCCAACATAGAGCGCGGATGGATGCTGGCAGGCCTGAGATCAAATGAAGGCAATCCTCATTTCAATCAGAGGAAGCGCTGGACAAAAGAGGAAATGGGCAGCGTGGTGGAGAGATACCACAACATAAAGCGCACAGGTGTAACCGACAGGCAGGCCTATGCAATTCTCTCGCAGGAATTCGGAAGAGGCTATTTTTCGATGATGAACATTATAAAGAAAAGCAAGAGTGCGCGCTCTCCTTATTAG
- a CDS encoding geranylgeranylglyceryl/heptaprenylglyceryl phosphate synthase, whose amino-acid sequence MQVEKYLNDIAEREGTVHLTLIDPASQTPEQAAEIAFAAAQGGTDAIMVGGSTGAGGVLLDQTLLQIKERTDKPTILFPGNASGVSRHADAIFFMSLLNSRDISFITTNQAMGAPLVYKSGIEPISMAYIIVEPGGTVGWVGDAKLIPKHKPEIAVAYALAGKFLGMHYTYLEAGSGADEPIRPEMIAAVKHVLGDNKLIVGGGIRDAAIAKRCALAGADMIVTGTVVEKSSNVTAKIEELVSAIKN is encoded by the coding sequence ATGCAAGTGGAAAAGTACCTGAACGACATCGCAGAGCGCGAGGGTACGGTTCACTTGACACTCATCGACCCCGCATCCCAGACTCCCGAGCAGGCAGCAGAAATAGCTTTTGCTGCGGCACAAGGAGGAACGGACGCCATCATGGTCGGAGGCTCCACAGGAGCCGGAGGAGTGCTGCTCGACCAGACGCTCCTCCAGATAAAAGAACGGACAGATAAGCCAACCATCCTTTTCCCCGGAAACGCCTCAGGCGTCAGCAGGCACGCAGATGCGATATTCTTCATGAGCCTCCTGAACTCCAGGGACATCAGTTTCATAACCACCAACCAGGCAATGGGAGCTCCCCTTGTTTACAAGAGCGGCATCGAGCCCATCTCCATGGCCTACATCATCGTGGAGCCCGGAGGCACCGTAGGCTGGGTGGGGGATGCGAAGCTCATTCCAAAACACAAGCCTGAGATCGCGGTGGCCTATGCACTTGCAGGGAAGTTCCTGGGGATGCATTACACCTACCTCGAGGCAGGCTCCGGAGCCGACGAGCCCATAAGGCCTGAGATGATCGCTGCGGTCAAGCATGTCCTCGGAGACAACAAGCTCATTGTCGGCGGAGGCATACGCGATGCTGCCATTGCAAAGCGCTGTGCGCTTGCCGGAGCGGATATGATCGTCACAGGTACGGTGGTTGAGAAGAGCTCCAATGTCACCGCAAAGATCGAAGAACTGGTATCAGCCATCAAGAACTGA
- a CDS encoding phasin family protein, translated as MTELWKKATLFGIGMWALTEEKIQDFTDELIENGEMKKEEGKKFVRELMDEQRKQKEEMESRITARVQETFKRADYASKEEVKDLKETIRGLESKIDMLVNREKAVHEPDAASVSKEEDDL; from the coding sequence ATGACAGAATTATGGAAAAAAGCGACTCTGTTCGGTATTGGTATGTGGGCCCTCACTGAAGAGAAGATACAGGATTTCACGGATGAGCTCATTGAGAATGGCGAGATGAAAAAGGAAGAGGGCAAGAAGTTCGTGCGTGAGCTCATGGATGAGCAGAGAAAGCAGAAAGAAGAGATGGAGAGCAGGATCACTGCCAGGGTACAGGAAACCTTCAAAAGGGCGGATTACGCAAGCAAGGAAGAGGTAAAGGACCTGAAAGAAACCATCCGGGGGCTGGAAAGCAAGATAGACATGCTGGTCAACAGGGAGAAAGCCGTGCATGAACCAGACGCAGCCTCCGTAAGCAAGGAAGAAGACGATCTTTAA
- a CDS encoding DUF3303 domain-containing protein, whose product MLFLSTSTWQPENSQEVIDHFKKLRPPAGVNIKNQWVDISGGRYFILYETEDSKAFAEFNLPWSDVCFIDSCPVMESTEFVKLMSSREG is encoded by the coding sequence ATGTTATTTTTAAGCACAAGCACGTGGCAACCAGAGAACAGCCAAGAGGTCATTGACCATTTCAAGAAACTGAGGCCGCCCGCAGGCGTGAATATCAAGAATCAGTGGGTAGATATCTCCGGCGGAAGATATTTCATATTGTACGAGACCGAGGATTCCAAGGCATTTGCGGAGTTCAACCTTCCGTGGTCTGACGTATGTTTTATAGACAGCTGCCCGGTCATGGAATCCACAGAATTTGTCAAGCTGATGAGCTCAAGGGAAGGATGA
- a CDS encoding ammonium transporter gives MLRALPKINPGLILQFLLLISVIFMAIVVPVSAQSVEENAESIENLQTALTFLWLIIAGAIVFLMHAGFSLVEIGLTRTKNTANILMKNFMTICLGVIVYWAVGWGIMYGADYAGLIGIDQFFLMGADNALWNSWWFQMVFAATGATIVSGAMAERTDFKAYLIYTVLMVALIYPVYGHWVWSGAGILTSGFLVDAIGVAHHDFAGSGVVHSIGGYSALAGVLLVGSRIGKFRNGKPVAIPGHSLPLAFLGTLILAFGWVGFNGGSTLDGNDPYVNLVIANTFLAGAAGAIVVMAITWMKTGKPDPSLTANGLLAGLVAITAPCGSVENWAAIVIGIVGGIIVYAGVMFNENVLKLDDPVGAIAVHGYSGSWGLLSVGIFSVGMGNGILADAVYAAEGVGLIYGGYQQFLIQVVAVILSIVWAFGISFIIFKILDWTVGLRVSEEHEIAGLDIVEHGISAYPEFMILKE, from the coding sequence ATGTTAAGAGCATTACCAAAAATCAATCCCGGACTGATATTGCAGTTCCTGCTGCTTATCAGTGTCATATTTATGGCAATTGTCGTGCCTGTTTCAGCACAGTCGGTTGAAGAGAACGCAGAGTCTATAGAGAACCTGCAGACCGCACTTACCTTCCTGTGGCTAATCATAGCAGGAGCCATAGTGTTCTTAATGCATGCAGGGTTCTCACTTGTAGAGATAGGGCTCACCCGCACCAAGAACACAGCCAACATCCTCATGAAGAACTTCATGACCATCTGTCTGGGCGTAATAGTGTACTGGGCAGTGGGCTGGGGTATCATGTACGGTGCAGACTATGCGGGCCTCATAGGTATCGATCAGTTCTTCCTCATGGGAGCTGACAACGCCCTCTGGAACAGCTGGTGGTTCCAGATGGTATTCGCAGCGACCGGTGCCACAATAGTCTCAGGCGCAATGGCCGAAAGGACGGACTTCAAGGCATACCTCATCTATACAGTACTCATGGTAGCACTCATCTATCCCGTATACGGGCACTGGGTATGGAGCGGTGCAGGAATACTGACCAGCGGATTCCTTGTTGATGCTATCGGTGTTGCACACCATGATTTCGCAGGCTCCGGCGTGGTACACTCGATAGGAGGATACTCGGCCCTTGCAGGTGTGCTCCTGGTAGGCTCAAGGATAGGTAAGTTCAGGAACGGCAAGCCCGTGGCAATACCGGGTCACAGCCTCCCGCTGGCATTCCTCGGTACGCTCATACTGGCATTCGGCTGGGTAGGATTCAACGGAGGCAGTACCCTTGACGGGAACGACCCCTATGTCAACCTCGTGATCGCAAACACCTTTCTGGCAGGCGCTGCAGGGGCCATAGTTGTAATGGCGATCACCTGGATGAAGACAGGAAAGCCGGACCCGTCCCTTACGGCAAACGGACTTCTTGCAGGCCTTGTGGCAATAACCGCACCATGCGGCTCTGTGGAGAACTGGGCAGCAATAGTCATAGGCATTGTAGGCGGTATCATAGTATATGCAGGAGTGATGTTCAACGAGAACGTGCTCAAGCTGGACGACCCGGTAGGTGCCATCGCAGTACACGGATACTCAGGAAGCTGGGGATTACTCTCTGTGGGCATATTCTCGGTAGGCATGGGTAACGGCATACTTGCAGATGCAGTGTATGCAGCTGAAGGTGTGGGCCTTATCTACGGAGGATACCAGCAGTTCCTTATCCAGGTAGTTGCCGTTATACTGAGCATAGTATGGGCTTTCGGTATCTCGTTCATAATCTTCAAGATACTTGACTGGACCGTAGGACTGCGCGTATCAGAGGAACACGAGATTGCCGGACTGGATATAGTCGAACATGGTATCAGTGCATACCCAGAGTTCATGATCCTGAAGGAGTGA
- a CDS encoding DUF128 domain-containing protein, which translates to MTDPNVERKLVEIMRIISESDKPVGARLIADELHNRGYAIGERAVRYHLRILDERGFTKKHGYIGRTITERGKKELSDALISDRLGFIISRIEELIYRTDYDLNTGKGNVIVNITYIDKDDFDNAADIIRYAMSQGATISSKASIFEEDSTEFDIYVPEGQVALATVCSITFDGLLLKSGIPVSPLYGGLMQVENHEPEGFVDLISYNGTSIDPIKLFLRRKATSVLQTFDTGTGKMLANVREIPAAAAPKALEMLELAGKADIKGHICIGEPGAEVFYAPVSRGMVGIPVMTGINAVAAVEEAGIRAETLPVSTVMEFRRMKEF; encoded by the coding sequence ATGACAGACCCTAATGTTGAGAGAAAACTTGTCGAAATTATGCGCATCATCAGCGAAAGTGATAAACCGGTAGGTGCACGGCTTATTGCCGACGAGCTTCACAACCGCGGCTATGCCATAGGAGAGAGGGCTGTCAGATACCATCTGAGGATACTTGATGAAAGGGGCTTCACCAAAAAGCACGGTTACATAGGACGCACTATCACCGAACGAGGTAAAAAAGAGCTCAGCGACGCACTTATCAGTGACAGGCTCGGCTTTATCATTTCACGGATCGAGGAACTCATCTACAGGACAGACTATGACCTTAACACAGGTAAGGGAAACGTCATTGTGAACATCACCTATATTGACAAGGATGATTTCGACAATGCTGCGGACATCATACGCTATGCTATGTCCCAGGGGGCAACGATCAGTTCCAAGGCCAGCATCTTTGAAGAGGATTCCACTGAGTTCGATATCTATGTGCCGGAGGGACAGGTGGCGCTGGCGACAGTCTGCAGTATAACTTTCGACGGGCTGCTGCTCAAAAGCGGGATACCTGTGTCCCCGCTCTACGGAGGCCTGATGCAGGTGGAGAACCATGAACCTGAGGGTTTTGTCGACCTCATATCCTATAACGGCACCTCAATTGACCCCATCAAACTGTTTTTGAGGAGAAAGGCCACCTCCGTCCTCCAGACATTTGATACCGGCACCGGGAAGATGCTGGCTAACGTGAGGGAAATACCGGCTGCTGCAGCTCCCAAGGCCCTGGAGATGCTTGAGCTTGCCGGGAAGGCGGATATAAAGGGACATATCTGCATTGGAGAACCCGGAGCAGAGGTGTTCTATGCGCCCGTCTCAAGAGGGATGGTAGGCATTCCCGTAATGACAGGAATCAATGCAGTAGCCGCCGTAGAGGAAGCCGGCATTCGCGCAGAGACGCTGCCGGTATCAACGGTCATGGAATTCAGGCGGATGAAAGAGTTCTGA